A part of Liolophura sinensis isolate JHLJ2023 chromosome 1, CUHK_Ljap_v2, whole genome shotgun sequence genomic DNA contains:
- the LOC135481827 gene encoding protein yellow-like, with amino-acid sequence MNRLLMIFALGLSICSVQSFFLHRRPRPWAPNLPFGHTTLVHDWVQLEYDWPSEAEKQRAIASGRYIPENNVFTGIKVYKGRIFVTVPRWRLGVPATLSEVIVKNGRPVLKPFPSWEMQNLNNCAAFQYVMSMEVDPKTGLMYMVDTGRINTFAPPGTETLNLCPHQIFIYDLERDCFVQNHTFPESVARATSTFLNDVVIDDQGYVFVSDAGGNGGLVVYDSRRDRSHRHEHPSMDVDTDPAARTFPTNTGYSNETYFFDVPMDGIAMSSDYNFLYYCVLTGFDLFQLPTSLARDPNADIGNAVRSVGRKLGQSGGITHGENNLYYGVLPRNAVYYWPKTDDQRRQGRPEHSVRMETQLELVQDTETLQFQDTFGWDDSGFLWLTTNRLLTFLDTEGGGLDFTGRRGPNYRIYRFYVGEQSYLKRGVPLREPREYKCSFRVILRKARLACKNESILRNIQCFFRAKRDPAIVYSC; translated from the coding sequence ATGAACCGACTGTTGATGATATTTGCCCTCGGACTGAGCATCTGTAGTGTTCAGTCCTTCTTCCTTCATCGTAGACCTCGCCCCTGGGCACCCAACCTGCCGTTTGGACACACGACTCTGGTTCATGACTGGGTCCAGCTAGAATACGACTGGCCCTCTGAGGCTGAGAAACAGAGAGCAATAGCCAGCGGCAGATACATCCCAGAGAACAATGTCTTCACTGGTATAAAAGTCTACAAGGGTCGTATTTTCGTCACCGTGCCGAGATGGAGGCTCGGCGTCCCGGCAACGTTGAGCGAGGTGATTGTCAAAAATGGCCGCCCGGTTCTTAAACCTTTCCCCAGCTGGGAGATGCAGAATCTGAACAACTGTGCCGCCTTCCAGTATGTGATGAGTATGGAAGTGGATCCGAAGACGGGACTGATGTACATGGTGGACACTGGCCGCATCAACACGTTTGCACCCCCGGGCACTGAGACACTCAACCTCTGCCCTCACCAGATCTTCATCTACGACCTTGAGCGGGACTGCTTCGTCCAGAACCACACCTTTCCCGAATCCGTGGCCCGGGCCACGAGCACTTTCCTTAACGACGTTGTCATTGACGACCAAGGATATGTGTTTGTCTCCGACGCTGGGGGCAATGGCGGACTCGTGGTGTACGATTCCAGAAGAGACCGTTCTCATCGTCACGAGCATCCCTCCATGGACGTAGACACGGACCCGGCAGCCAGAACCTTCCCAACAAACACTGGTTACAGCAACGAGACCTATTTCTTTGACGTTCCTATGGACGGAATCGCTATGTCTTCAGATTACAACTTCCTGTACTACTGCGTGCTCACAGGCTTCGACCTGTTCCAGCTGCCCACCAGCCTGGCCCGAGATCCAAACGCTGACATCGGCAACGCCGTGCGAAGCGTTGGCAGGAAGTTGGGTCAGAGTGGAGGAATCACACACGGTGAGAACAACTTGTACTATGGTGTCCTTCCCAGAAACGCCGTGTATTACTGGCCGAAAACTGATGACCAGCGACGCCAAGGTAGACCTGAGCACAGCGTTAGGATGGAAACACAACTGGAACTAGTTCAGGACACCGAAACGCTTCAGTTCCAGGACACGTTTGGCTGGGACGACAGTGGCTTCCTCTGGCTGACCACAAACCGACTTCTTACCTTCCTGGACACGGAGGGCGGTGGTCTCGACTTTACAGGAAGGCGGGGTCCTAACTACCGAATCTACCGCTTTTACGTGGGCGAACAGTCGTATCTAAAACGTGGAGTTCCACTCCGGGAGCCCAGAGAATATAAATGTAGCTTTAGAGTGATCCTCAGAAAAGCCAGACTGGCTTGCAAAAACGAAAGCATCTTAAGAAACATCCAATGTTTCTTCAGAGCTAAGAGAGATCCAGCTATAGTCTACAGCTGCTAA